The following are encoded together in the Zygosaccharomyces rouxii strain CBS732 chromosome C complete sequence genome:
- the CIA1 gene encoding iron-sulfur cluster assembly protein CIA1 (highly similar to uniprot|Q05583 Saccharomyces cerevisiae CIA1 YDR267c Protein required for cell viability) has product MPIQLAKSLKLHRDKVWSIDCSNGMLATGSTDRSVKIIDASQYKLLDELDNTVHKKAVRSVAWRPNSYVLAAGSFDSTISIWNREGEEEMDNSWEMELLAIIEGHENEVKSVAWSHDGAYLASCSRDKSVWIWESDEMGEEYECISVLQEHSQDVKHVVWHPYLQLLASSSYDDTIRIWREYDDDWESAAVLNGHEGTVWSSDFEKSETQLRICSGSDDASVKVWKYVRDDEEEQQEWICEATLPAVHTRAVYSVSWSEDGHIASAGSDGKLVIYREAQPGQWKIVDQQELCHGVHEVNVAKWIKINGKTMLATGGDDGYINLWNWDTSSTSNKNN; this is encoded by the coding sequence ATGCCTATTCAGTTAGCTAAATCATTGAAGTTGCATAGAGATAAGGTATGGAGTATTGATTGCTCCAACGGGATGTTGGCAACAGGTTCAACCGATCGATCCGTGAAGATTATTGATGCCTCTCAATACAAACTattagatgaattggataataCAGTACATAAGAAGGCAGTTAGATCAGTGGCATGGAGACCAAATTCTTATGTATTGGCAGCAGGCTCTTTTGATTCTACCATATCCATATGGAATAGAGAAGGGGAGGAAGAGATGGATAATTCATGGGAAATGGAATTACTAGCGATAATAGAGGGACATGAGAATGAAGTTAAAAGTGTTGCATGGTCTCATGATGGTGCATATTTAGCATCCTGCTCTAGAGATAAGAGTGTGTGGATCTGggaatctgatgaaatgggTGAAGAGTACGAATGTATAAGTGTGTTGCAAGAACATTCGCAAGACGTTAAACATGTGGTGTGGCACCCATATTTACAACTACTAGCATCTAGTTCCTACGATGATACCATTAGAATATGGAGAgaatatgatgatgactGGGAATCTGCTGCTGTGCTTAATGGACATGAGGGAACAGTTTGGAGTTCAGACTTTGAGAAATCAGAGACTCAATTGAGAATATGCAGTGGTAGTGACGATGCTAGTGTTAAAGTTTGGAAATATGTTCgtgacgatgaagaagaacaacaagaatGGATTTGTGAGGCAACTTTACCTGCTGTGCATACTAGGGCAGTCTACAGTGTAAGTTGGAGTGAAGATGGACACATCGCAAGCGCTGGttctgatggtaaattagTCATCTATCGTGAGGCACAACCAGGTCAGTGGAAAATTGTGgatcaacaagaattgtGCCATGGGGTTCATGAAGTTAACGTTGCGAAGTGGATTAAAATCAATGGCAAGACGATGCTTGCCACTGGGGGGGATGATGGTTACATAAATTTATGGAATTGGGATACGTCTTCAACTTCAAACAAAAACAATTAG
- the CKB2 gene encoding casein kinase 2 regulatory subunit CKB2 (highly similar to uniprot|P38930 Saccharomyces cerevisiae YOR039W CKB2 protein kinase CK2 beta' subunit), with the protein MARIGENSQERFRGENRSPQDDDEAMEGITDSSEYVEMWIDLFLGRKGHEYFCDVDPEYITDRFNLINLQKTVSKFTQVVQYIVDELDEYVLEGMSHARLEQLESDARKFYGLIHARYIITVKGLQKMLEKYKDADFGRCPRVHCNLQPLLPVGLHDVPGIDCVKLYCPSCEDLYIPKSSRHSTIDGAYFGTSFPGMFLQAFPEMVPQHPVKRYVPKIFGFELHKQAQLARWQELQRRKLEQKLISIGVDLSSNGGYKK; encoded by the coding sequence ATGGCAAGGATAGGAGAAAATTCACAAGAGAGGTTTCGTGGTGAGAATCGTTCACCACAAGATGACGACGAAGCAATGGAAGGTATCACCGATTCATCAGAGTACGTCGAAATGTGGATTGACTTGTTCTTAGGTCGTAAGGGTCATGAATACTTCTGTGATGTGGATCCCGAGTACATTACCGATAGGTTTAACCTAATCAATTTGCAGAAGActgtttcaaaatttacaCAAGTGGTACAGTACATTGTGGATGAATTAGATGAGTATGTGTTGGAGGGAATGAGCCATGCCCGTTTAGAACAGTTGGAAAGTGACGCAAGGAAGTTTTACGGTTTGATTCACGCTCGTTATATTATCACAGTTAAAGGTTTACAGAAGATGTTAGAGAAATACAAGGATGCAGATTTCGGTCGCTGCCCCAGAGTTCACTGTAATTTGCAACCCCTTTTGCCTGTTGGTCTTCACGATGTTCCTGGAATTGACTGTGTCAAATTGTACTGTCCCTCTTGTGAAGATCTATATAttccaaaatcttcaaGACACAGTACCATTGATGGTGCTTACTTTGGTACCAGTTTCCCTGGTATGTTTTTACAAGCTTTCCCAGAGATGGTACCTCAGCATCCTGTCAAAAGGTACGTCCCTAAGATATTTGGTTTCGAATTACACAAACAAGCTCAGTTAGCTCGTTGGCAAGAACTGCAAAGGCGTAAATTGGAGCAGAAATTGATCTCCATAGGTGTTGACCTTTCAAGTAACGGTGGGTATAAGAAATAG
- the CCC2 gene encoding Cu(2+)-transporting P-type ATPase CCC2 (similar to uniprot|P38995 Saccharomyces cerevisiae YDR270W CCC2 copper-transporting P-type ATPase with similarity to human Menkes and Wilsons genes; Cu(2+)-transporting ATPase), which produces MRQAKLTVDGMTCSACVNTVTSQVSALPGVSDCQVSLVTNECDVKFSDDSECSTDKVIEAVEDCGFDCKLIEESGSSQNEALLTVQGMTCGSCVSSVTEQVNKLPGVQNVVVSLVTEECRVVFDASKISIQEIKESIDDCGFDASVNSVQQVSITEEGGRLKNAKYHIFGIDWNTPVDVVNTSFQQLCSGGIKSVDMSKVDEFYVASIGYDQNECGVRDIANRITSELGYEPTVVSTYDSSTQLKLLARVKEIQFWKYNCFKASIFAIITMALYMGIPMSLPFIVKSHTFPYKETSFLPGLFYRDIIGFILATYLQFTLGRYFYGAFWKSLKHFTGTMDTLVCTSTSCAYFFSIYSVVLNVINPSDSGKLPNVIFDTSVMLFSFISLGKLLENRAKSATSTALSKLISLTPTSCVVRDSQGETFEVPIDLLQTNDIVEVMPGKRIPADGYILEGETEIDESLITGESLPTAKSRDDNVIAGSINGPNHFVFKAEAVGDESKLANIIRTMKQAQLTKAPIQRYADFLASIFVPSILLLATCTFFMWYVLANLITDSLPVLNSSNGRFYMCFQTAISVVIVACPCALGLAAPTAIMVGTGVGAEHQVLIKGGEIMERFDTVGKFVFDKTGTLTTGCMTVRSFILEESQQLSTELLACILASESISEHPVAKAIVDYCTNISHQDTKGKATVLDSKIFVGKGLECLCEFNGIKHTLLIGKKALMPEDWNAKMGDTNSDSTVSYVCMDGAIIGRFEITDEVKSDAHETVQYLLDNNYKVYMVTGDNHGSAIKVAQQLGIDLNSIFSEVTPAGKCEVIEEIRKGSRDGIVFVGDGINDSPALVTSDIGISISTGTDVAMEAADVVVLCDQDRTKARLRGILYALDISRKTFHRVKLNLFWALCYNIFMIPISMGILIPWGITLPPMAAGFAMAMSSVSVVLSSLGLKRWKPDHLYGSKGDRIFSRLFRIRREPNQQREDVELQTRSIQ; this is translated from the coding sequence ATGAGGCAGGCTAAGCTTACGGTTGATGGTATGACATGCAGTGCTTGTGTCAATACGGTCACTAGTCAAGTAAGCGCATTACCAGGAGTATCAGATTGCCAGGTTTCACTAGTCACCAATGAGTGCGATGTGAAGTTTAGCGATGACAGTGAATGCAGTACTGATAAAGTTATTGAAGCTGTCGAAGACTGTGGGTTTGATTGTAAGCTAATAGAAGAGAGCGGTAGCTCTCAGAATGAAGCGTTACTTACTGTTCAGGGTATGACGTGCGGCAGTTGTGTGTCGTCGGTTACTGAGCAGGTCAATAAGTTACCAGGGGTTCAAAACGTAGTGGTATCATTAGTAACAGAGGAGTGCCGTGTGGTCTTTGATGCTAGTAAGATTTCAatacaagaaattaaagaGTCCATTGATGACTGTGGATTTGACGCTAGTGTCAACAGCGTTCAGCAAGTCTCAATAACAGAAGAAGGAGGTAGGTTGAAAAATGCTAAATATCACATCTTTGGAATTGATTGGAACACACCGGTAGATGTGGTGAATACGAGTTTTCAACAGCTGTGCAGTGGTGGAATTAAATCAGTGGATATGAGtaaagttgatgaattttacgTTGCATCAATTGGCTATGATCAAAATGAATGCGGAGTCCGTGATATTGCCAATAGGATTACTTCTGAATTAGGATATGAACCTACGGTTGTCTCTACTTATGATAGTTCTACTCAACTGAAGCTATTGGCTAGAgtaaaagaaattcaattttggaaataCAATTGTTTCAAAGCATCTATATTTGCCATCATTACAATGGCACTTTACATGGGGATACCCATGTCTCTGCCTTTCATTGTTAAGAGTCACACTTTCCCCTACAAAGAAACTTCATTTCTGCCAGGTTTATTTTACAGGGATATAATTGGATTCATCCTTGCCACATATTTACAATTCACGCTTGGTAGGTATTTTTATGGAGCGTTCTGgaaatctttaaaacaTTTTACGGGTACTATGGATACACTGGTTTGTACCTCTACTTCATGTGCGTACTTCTTTTCCATTTATTCCGTCGTGCTTAATGTGATCAATCCTTCTGATAGCGGCAAATTACCGAATGTCATCTTTGACACATCTGTAATGCTGTTTTCGTTCATCTCTCTAGGTAAACTACTGGAGAATAGAGCTAAATCAGCAACTTCCACTGCACTATCAAAATTAATATCTTTGACGCCAACGTCTTGTGTAGTTCGTGATTCACAAGGTGAAACTTTCGAAGTACCCATTGATCTACTACAAACAAATGACATCGTAGAAGTAATGCCGGGCAAAAGAATTCCTGCCGATGGTTATATCCTTGAAGGTGAAactgaaattgatgaatcaTTAATTACTGGTGAGTCTCTACCGACCGCCAAGTCCCGCGATGATAACGTAATTGCGGGCTCTATCAATGGCCCAAACCATTTTGTCTTCAAGGCAGAAgctgttggtgatgaatcTAAATTAGCAAACATCATAAGAACCATGAAACAGGCACAACTGACAAAGGCCCCCATTCAAAGATATGCAGATTTTTTGGCATCAATATTCGttccttcaattcttttattaGCCACTTGCACCTTCTTCATGTGGTATGTGTTGGCTAACCTCATTACAGACTCCTTGCCAGTGCTCAACTCATCCAATGGTAGATTTTACATGTGCTTCCAGACTGCGATTTCAGTTGTTATCGTTGCATGTCCTTGTGCGTTGGGATTAGCAGCACCTACTGCCATCATGGTTGGTACTGGCGTTGGCGCTGAACATCAAGTTTTAATCAAAGGTGGTGAAATTATGGAAAGATTTGACACTGTGGGTAAATTCGTATTTGACAAGACTGGTACTCTAACGACAGGATGTATGACTGTACGAAGCTTCATCTTAGAAGAATCTCAACAATTGTCTACCGAATTACTGGCATGTATCCTTGCCTCTGAATCAATAAGTGAGCATCCTGTGGCTAAAGCTATCGTCGATTACTGTACTAATATTTCACACCAAGATACCAAGGGAAAGGCCACAGTGTTGGATAGTAAGATCTTTGTCGGTAAAGGTCTTGAATGTCTATGTGAATTTAACGGAATTAAACATACCTTGCTCATCGGTAAAAAGGCATTAATGCCAGAAGATTGGAATGCTAAAATGGGTGATACAAATAGTGATAGTACAGTTTCCTATGTTTGTATGGATGGTGCAATAATTGgtagatttgaaataacAGATGAAGTGAAATCAGATGCTCATGAAACTGTACAATATTTGTTAGATAACAATTACAAAGTTTACATGGTTACTGGTGATAATCATGGATCTGCTATCAAAGTTGCTCAGCAATTGGGTATTGATTTGAACAGCATTTTTAGCGAAGTGACACCAGCGGGCAAATGTGAGGTAATAGAGGAAATACGCAAGGGTTCAAGGGATGGTATAGTGTTTGTCGGTGATGGTATTAACGATTCTCCCGCTCTGGTAACCAGTGACATTGGTATATCAATATCTACAGGCACTGATGTTGCTATGGAGGCAGCAGATGTGGTGGTACTATGTGATCAAGATCGTACAAAAGCTAGACTCAGGGGTATATTATATGCCTTGGACATTTCTCGCAAAACATTCCACAGAGTTAAACTAAATTTGTTTTGGGCTCTATGCTATAACATTTTTATGataccaatttcaatggGCATCCTCATTCCCTGGGGCATAACGCTACCACCAATGGCGGCAGGATTTGCCATGGCAATGAGCTCTGTGAGCGTTGTTTTAAGCTCGTTAGGTCTCAAGAGATGGAAACCGGACCATCTTTACGGTTCAAAGGGTGATAGGATCTTTTCGAGACTGTTCCGTATACGCAGGGAACCAAATCAGCAGAGAGAAGATGTTGAGTTGCAAACAAGATCAATTCAGTAA
- the HIR2 gene encoding Hir2p (similar to uniprot|P32480 Saccharomyces cerevisiae YOR038C HIR2 Non-essential transcriptional corepressor involved in the cell cycle-regulated transcription of histone H2A H2B H3 and H4 genes recruits Swi-Snf complexes to histone gene promoters promotes heterochromatic gene silencing with Asf1p): MKLLKYPLAGHNKRIEVMVTIEPWLVMVDCEGHVNVWSQKRFVDAAFHGAQLKDMTVEFQFQVDWDRDEVDRNIVFLEGDSDTLFLGTEHRVMCYRFWQDSEKRNLEYVCRCDSPSTVNDVKYDVKSGVLLVLLGNKNGILLFQADTLDNVGTIELPDSCTPITCVIDPMGQIFTVMCSDRSMLLYQFNVQGSYKLINKFLQYVQAHPLHYKITMPPQGDLLPVINSVKSTNSTVLLDRNDNFKVSTTLVSPPSTRCQVMKFAPVVYEKFNAKKNVTTRYNLLATSGSNDGSVVVWNTKRVKPLFNAIQVSESPINDMVWSRDGLILFVISNDNTLYTFAFQSKDLGKALTQEQVVELRSKNKQLNPLPDSNNNNNNNNNKASSQEQSAVPSVSSAPVNIAANNSGTNTTMVKPENEKTLLPAPELEPKKPGKKKLAPQTVKKIQSTSMEFNGPAYMVPKDLKRKPKQEVNKDVNGVKKPKKELEPMDFLDTGLILPNVTFSKVRLDTPKIRMNFEFPSPNNRNLILQVNNGLGNEQKPTIVTLVSKAEEQERTLFQDFVPKFITICSCGDFFWACCSSDGIIYVYSDSGKRLLPPLCLGVPCSFLEACSNYLLCVTSAGQLYCWDVESKKLLFPVNTVYPLLNPTLRYSDDVLTRAENITMCAVTKNGIPLVTLSNGDGYMFDKDMETWLLISDGWWAYGSQYWDLTNTSHLNGKIPQNNDDKRNKFWDSTDAEQLASTIRDDQTSIVNFMERKTNDELNRKNRIKNLQRFARTILMKEGFENMEEIVTLSHLENRLLVTLRLGENQEFSKVLVVYCIRLSELGYTDRLDDVLQWLYNDGDYDAAPLAGNSRRELLKGVLMACADIRHVQRVTTTYASALGMVSDSL, from the coding sequence atgaaaCTACTAAAATATCCACTTGCAGGCCATAACAAGAGGATTGAAGTGATGGTTACCATTGAACCATGGCTGGTTATGGTTGATTGTGAAGGTCACGTGAATGTGTGGTCTCAGAAGAGATTTGTTGATGCTGCATTCCATGGAGCtcaattgaaagatatGACCGTtgaattccaattccaagTCGATTGGGATCGTGATGAAGTTGATAGGAATATTGTTTTTTTGGAGGGAGATTCTGACACTTTGTTTCTGGGTACCGAACATCGAGTAATGTGCTACCGATTCTGGCAGGATtcagagaaaagaaatttggaataCGTGTGTCGATGCGATTCGCCATCTACCGTTAATGATGTGAAATACGATGTAAAGTCTGGTGTTTTATTAGTTCTGTTGGGTAATAAAAATGGGATTCTTCTATTTCAAGCGGATACTTTGGATAATGTAGGAACCATTGAATTGCCTGATTCCTGTACGCCTATTACATGTGTGATTGATCCAATGGGCCAAATTTTTACTGTAATGTGTTCTGATAGATCCATGCTTTTGTACCAATTCAACGTCCAAGGTTCTTATAAATTGATCAACAAGTTTCTACAATATGTGCAAGCGCATCCATTACACTACAAAATTACCATGCCACCACAGGGTGATTTGTTGCCAGTGATTAATAGCGTGAAATCAACGAACTCTACTGTACTACTCGATAgaaatgataattttaaAGTTTCCACAACTCTAGTATCACCTCCTTCCACTAGATGCCaagtgatgaaatttgCACCAGTGGTTTACGAGAAATTCAATGCGAAGAAAAACGTTACTACTCGATATAATTTACTGGCGACTTCAGGCTCCAATGATGGATCTGTTGTCGTTTGGAACACTAAACGTGTAAAACCTTTGTTTAACGCAATACAAGTATCAGAGTCCCCGATAAACGATATGGTATGGTCGAGAGATGGTCTGATACTCTTTGTCATATCTAATGATAACACACTTTACACATTTGCGTTTCAAAGTAAAGATTTGGGGAAGGCACTTACACAGGAGCAAGTAGTTGAACTACGATCCAAAAATAAACAGTTGAATCCATTACCAGATtccaataataataacaataataataataataaggCTTCGTCTCAAGAACAAAGCGCGGTGCCCTCTGTATCGTCAGCGCCTGTTAATATCGCTGCCAATAATTCTGGTACCAATACTACGATGGTTAAaccagaaaatgaaaagacACTTTTACCAGCACCTGAATTGGAACCGAAGAAACCTGGTAAAAAGAAGCTGGCACCTCAAACTGTTAAAAAGATACAGAGTACTTCGATGGAATTTAATGGACCTGCTTATATGGTACCCAAGGATTTGAAGAGGAAACCTAAGCAAGAAGTTAATAAGGACGTTAATGGTGTCAAGAAACccaaaaaagaattggaaccTATGGATTTTCTGGATACAGGTCTCATTCTACCAAATGTTACCTTTTCCAAAGTCAGATTAGATACCCCCAAGATACGAATGAATTTTGAGTTTCCTTCCCCTAACAATCGAAATTTAATATTACAAGTGAATAATGGGTTGGGTAATGAACAAAAGCCCACCATTGTCACCTTAGTTTCCAAGGCAGAAGAACAGGAAAGGACTTTATTTCAAGATTTCGTACCAAAATTTATCACAATATGCAGCTGTGGAGATTTCTTCTGGGCCTGTTGTAGTTCTGATGGTATCATTTATGTTTATTCTGATTCTGGGAAAAGATTGTTACCTCCGCTATGTTTAGGCGTGCCTTGTAGCTTCTTAGAGGCCTGTTCCAATTATCTTTTATGTGTGACAAGTGCTGGGCAATTGTACTGCTGGGATGTGGAATCCAAAAAGTTACTTTTCCCCGTTAATACAGTGTATCCGCTCTTAAACCCAACTTTGCGTTATTCTGACGACGTTTTGACTAGAGCTGAGAATATAACCATGTGTGCGGTAACCAAGAATGGTATCCCCTTAGTGACATTAAGTAATGGTGATGGTTATATGTTCGATAAAGATATGGAGACGTGGCTTCTCATAAGTGATGGCTGGTGGGCTTATGGATCTCAGTATTGGGACTTGACGAATACATCACATCTAAATGGTAAGATCCCACAGAATAACGAtgataaaagaaataaatttTGGGACTCTACAGATGCTGAACAATTAGCATCCACTATACGAGATGATCAAACAAGCATCGTGAATTTTATGGAACGTAAGactaatgatgaattgaacaGAAAAAATCgtattaaaaatttacaaagatttGCTAGGACAATTTTAATGAAGGAAGGCtttgaaaatatggaaGAAATAGTAACTTTATCGCATTTAGAAAATAGATTACTAGTAACACTACGATTGGGggaaaatcaagaattttctAAAGTTCTAGTGGTCTATTGTATCAGATTAAGTGAGTTAGGCTATACTGATCGTTTGGATGACGTTCTTCAGTGGTTGTACAATGATGGTGATTATGATGCAGCTCCACTAGCTGGCAATTCCAGAAGAGAACTACTCAAGGGAGTATTAATGGCGTGTGCAGATATCAGACATGTCCAAAGAGTTACTACAACCTATGCTAGCGCATTGGGAATGGTGAGCGACTCGTTGTAG
- the MSW1 gene encoding tryptophan--tRNA ligase MSW1 (highly similar to uniprot|P04803 YDR268W Saccharomyces cerevisiae MSW1 Mitochondrial tryptophanyl-tRNA synthetase): MLRHGCRVAVAKRFSSTVQRVDYKLDARDIPNDATIFSMIQPTGKFHLGNYLGATRVWQDLCDLKQPDQKLLFGIADLHALTIPKPNVQEFRQFRNEAIASILAVGVDPQRATVMHQSSIPQHSQLHWLLSTLASMGYLNRMTQWKSKSNLKQPTLDAGAIGNVKLGLFSYPVLQAADVLIYRATHVPVGDDQSQHLELTRYLAEQFNSTYKTDYFPLPKTLLAPTKKILSLASPDKKMSKSDTNQESVIYVNDEPNVIAKKIRKAVTDSIMDHFNYDPVNRPGVSNLINIISGIQRKSIQEVEKDVSHMNNFKDFKNYVTEVIVEELKGPREQFARFMKEPGYLDQVVKRGTEEAQELAENNYKEIAKIVGL, from the coding sequence ATGTTGAGACATGGTTGCAGGGTTGCAGTGGCTAAAAGATTTTCTAGCACTGTTCAAAGAGTCGACTACAAACTAGATGCTCGAGACATTCCAAACGATGCGACTATCTTCAGTATGATTCAACCTACAGGTAAATTCCATTTAGGTAACTATTTGGGAGCCACAAGAGTATGGCAAGATCTATGTGACCTCAAACAGCCAGATCAAAAGCTTCTCTTTGGTATTGCTGATTTGCATGCCCTGACTATACCCAAACCTAATGTACAAGAGTTTCGTCAATTTAGAAATGAAGCCATTGCAAGTATCCTAGCAGTAGGAGTCGATCCTCAAAGAGCTACTGTAATGCATCAATCTTCGATTCCTCAGCATAGCCAATTGCATTGGTTACTTTCCACGCTGGCGTCAATGGGGTATTTGAATAGAATGACTCAGTGgaaatccaaatcaaaTTTGAAGCAACCGACTTTGGATGCTGGTGCTATTGGGAACGTTAAATTGGGATTATTTTCATATCCTGTCCTACAAGCGGCAGATGTCTTGATCTATCGAGCTACACATGTTCCTGTAGGTGACGACCAAAGTCAACATCTCGAATTAACAAGATATTTGGCAGAACAGTTTAACAGCACATACAAGACTGATTACTTTCCATTGCCCAAAACCTTATTGGCTCCTACCAAGAAAATATTGAGTTTAGCCTCTCCAGACAAGAAGATGTCCAAGAGTGATACAAATCAAGAATCTGTAATATATGTGAACGACGAACCTAATGTAATTGCTAAGAAGATTAGAAAAGCCGTTACAGATTCTATAATGGACCATTTTAACTATGATCCTGTGAATAGACCAGGTGTGTCGAATTTAATTAATATCATCAGCGGTATCCAAAGAAAATCCATACAGGAAGTAGAAAAGGACGTTTCTCACATGAATAATTTCAAGGATTTCAAAAACTATGTAACAGAAGTTATTGTCGAAGAGCTAAAAGGTCCAAGGGAACAATTTGCTAGATTTATGAAAGAACCAGGGTACCTTGATCAAGTCGTAAAGCGTGGAACTGAGGAAGCTCAAGAATTAGCAGAAAATAATTATAAAGAAATTGCGAAAATCGTAGGGTTATAA
- the CYC2 gene encoding oxidoreductase (similar to uniprot|P38909 Saccharomyces cerevisiae YOR037W CYC2 Mitochondrial protein required for normal abundance of mitochondrial cytochrome c (Cyc1p) and for mitochondrial osmotic stability may be involved in regulating the activity of cytochrome c heme lyase (Cyc3p) potential Cdc28p substrate), with translation MKLRPPTLFIKNYYKRCYSHKFTQLPQERRIRLSGVLMTGAIGVSALSYYYYSILRQQQSQELSPTHFIPYKISHKIDIDPSHFLLELTPLQRQKVNLWSQMGSEHLWSVEVKQPEIMVVRSYTPLPLQVDENQRELKAIPDGSNGDGKFALYVKQYGNGEVARWLHRLPLGHTIDVRGPFVEYELPKYEGEISRNRDFLFNDEISSTEEDKFKYQPFDIAMFTAGTGIVSALQILLTESPLRGKMHLRYSCGSVDELGPLKPFLYQLHRYGRIDLQVLESSKELNVAKRQQKIWDQIPSPTNYLGPSNYLGPNKISIPVLALVCGPERYIADISGPRINLAQGPIGGMLKAKGWTEGNVYKLS, from the coding sequence ATGAAGCTCAGACCTCCTACTTTGTTCATCAAGAACTATTACAAAAGATGCTACAGCCATAAATTTACACAATTACCccaagaaagaagaattaggCTCTCCGGGGTCCTAATGACGGGTGCCATTGGTGTTAGTGCACTGAgttactactactactcCATACTGCGACAACAACAATCCCAGGAACTGTCCCCAACTCATTTTATCCCTTACAAGATTTCCCACAAGATTGATATCGACCCAAGCCACTTCCTTTTAGAATTGACTCCTTTGCAAAGGCAGAAGGTAAATTTATGGTCCCAAATGGGATCTGAACATCTGTGGTCCGTTGAGGTCAAACAACCAGAAATTATGGTAGTTAGAAGCTATACTCCATTACCTCTGCAAGTAGATGAGAATCagagagaattgaaagcTATACCAGATGGCTCAAATGGGGATGGGAAATTTGCATTGTATGTTAAGCAATATGGTAATGGAGAGGTAGCCAGATGGTTACACAGATTACCCCTGGGCCACACTATAGATGTAAGAGGACCATTCGTAGAGTATGAATTGCCTAAATATGAAGGTGAAATCTCGAGAAATAGAGATTTTCTGTTCAATGACGAAATATCGTCCACTGAAGAAGACAAGTTCAAATACCAACCATTTGACATTGCGATGTTTACAGCAGGTACTGGGATTGTATCAGCACTACAGATTTTACTCACAGAATCTCCTCTAAGAGGTAAAATGCATTTACGGTACTCATGTGGTAGTGTCGATGAGTTAGGTCCTTTAAAACCATTCCTCTACCAGTTGCACAGATATGGACGCATCGATCTCCAAGTACTGGAGTCCTCCAAGGAATTAAACGTAGCTAAACGGCAACAAAAGATTTGGGATCAGATTCCTTCGCCTACCAACTATTTAGGGCCTTCCAATTATCTGGGACCTAACAAGATTTCTATTCCCGTATTAGCATTGGTATGTGGTCCAGAGAGGTATATTGCTGACATTTCAGGACCTAGAATTAATCTAGCGCAAGGACCAATTGGTGGTATGTTGAAGGCGAAAGGATGGACTGAAGGAAATGTTTACAAACtttcttga